One window of Legionella pneumophila subsp. pneumophila str. Philadelphia 1 genomic DNA carries:
- the legK3 gene encoding Dot/Icm T4SS effector LegK3, with the protein MFDRNIKEIINELQEKDLLPDTGKIIGGPRNQFDKKGEIKQGYLFSVMNKEPIGKGGFASVYPVTLYRQGETGFAKKSTDHKKFVTKKFNLNKLKIKYTNLNIENLIEKEFEFCRKAGHLSIKPPVYNNNKCYLTMKRMPGMDLNRIFNKLMANPHYLTEGQRIKITYALLLALKNQVIDKGIIHRDIKPENIHVKVVDPVEVNIFDYGLAKNAGEDDNLFPGSESWAAPEMFIGLKHDSKADIFSMGRVIAFLWGESATNYLSNNPLNKSRNAAKNLNLPAQVKWVEPFLKQMLAERQEDRIEIDSAINQFKQLASINAPKLKLPQSSIKNHSNINNLCFFQNPTKSTNNSDLTQLNIQRDIKKDLQELLENLPGEFSHYRSNIIFKNTIGRFTTIQKMMNELNRIMDENESQDIPKELYDFIHQYQNKFLHASEANIIRKINGFLEDIEYQNLTNSGFEL; encoded by the coding sequence ATGTTTGATAGAAATATAAAAGAAATAATCAATGAATTACAAGAAAAGGATTTACTTCCGGACACTGGAAAAATTATCGGCGGACCCCGAAATCAATTTGATAAGAAAGGAGAGATAAAACAAGGGTATCTTTTTTCAGTTATGAACAAAGAACCAATAGGAAAAGGTGGGTTCGCTTCTGTTTATCCTGTTACGCTGTATCGGCAAGGTGAAACTGGATTTGCTAAAAAATCTACTGATCATAAGAAGTTTGTAACAAAGAAATTTAATTTAAATAAACTTAAAATAAAATACACCAACTTAAATATAGAAAATTTAATTGAAAAAGAGTTTGAGTTTTGTCGAAAAGCAGGGCACTTAAGTATAAAACCACCTGTTTACAATAATAATAAATGTTATCTAACGATGAAACGAATGCCAGGGATGGATTTAAATCGTATCTTCAATAAATTAATGGCTAATCCTCATTATCTTACAGAGGGTCAACGAATTAAGATAACCTATGCTTTATTATTGGCTTTGAAAAATCAGGTGATTGATAAAGGAATTATTCATCGAGATATAAAGCCTGAGAATATTCATGTTAAAGTGGTTGACCCTGTTGAAGTGAATATTTTCGATTACGGACTTGCCAAAAATGCAGGCGAAGACGATAACCTATTTCCTGGAAGTGAAAGTTGGGCAGCGCCTGAAATGTTTATTGGCTTAAAGCACGATAGTAAAGCTGATATTTTTTCAATGGGAAGAGTGATTGCCTTCTTATGGGGCGAAAGTGCTACAAACTATTTGAGTAATAACCCCCTTAATAAAAGCCGAAATGCAGCAAAAAACCTTAATTTGCCCGCACAAGTTAAATGGGTAGAGCCATTTTTGAAACAAATGTTAGCGGAAAGACAAGAGGATAGAATAGAGATTGATTCCGCAATAAACCAATTTAAGCAACTTGCGTCCATTAACGCGCCGAAGCTTAAATTACCTCAATCCTCAATAAAGAATCACTCAAATATTAATAATCTCTGCTTTTTTCAAAATCCAACTAAAAGCACAAACAATTCTGATCTTACACAATTAAATATTCAGCGGGATATCAAAAAGGATTTGCAGGAATTATTAGAGAATCTTCCTGGTGAATTTTCTCATTATCGCAGTAATATAATTTTTAAAAACACAATAGGCCGTTTTACAACAATACAAAAAATGATGAATGAACTAAATCGGATCATGGATGAAAACGAATCTCAAGATATACCCAAGGAATTATATGATTTTATTCATCAATATCAGAATAAATTTTTGCATGCAAGCGAAGCTAATATTATAAGAAAAATAAATGGCTTCTTAGAAGATATAGAGTATCAAAATTTAACCAATTCAGGCTTTGAATTATAA
- the regK3 gene encoding LuxR family transcriptional regulator RegK3, with protein sequence MIPEKLLTYTKTIFEYSHSTVYIKDKNFHYQYMNNRGLKQLQLQEKDIMGMPDKALPFGKYAHFYNSHDYSAMEEIIYFQLDDCITKNGEKIFALSHKLPLKDEDGKTHGVIGFTKFMNLHQLMNNLNSKNTFLTPNLKINVNVDDWLKTTINLSRREMEVLYYFLQGKSIKLIAPLLHITERTVIFHLNNIKSKWGCYNKEDIYTKSFEKGLKNLTIIWDLLAMRS encoded by the coding sequence ATGATCCCTGAAAAACTCTTGACTTATACAAAAACAATTTTTGAATACTCCCATAGTACCGTATACATCAAAGATAAGAATTTTCATTACCAGTATATGAATAATAGGGGACTCAAACAATTGCAATTACAAGAAAAAGATATTATGGGTATGCCTGATAAAGCACTTCCCTTTGGGAAATATGCGCATTTTTATAATAGTCATGATTACTCGGCAATGGAAGAAATTATTTACTTTCAATTAGATGATTGTATTACTAAAAACGGTGAAAAAATATTTGCCTTATCTCACAAATTACCGCTTAAAGATGAAGATGGAAAAACTCATGGTGTCATTGGCTTTACGAAATTTATGAATCTCCATCAACTGATGAATAACCTTAATTCAAAAAATACCTTTTTAACACCTAATCTTAAAATCAATGTTAATGTTGATGATTGGCTAAAAACAACGATTAATTTGTCTCGGAGAGAAATGGAGGTTTTGTACTATTTTTTACAAGGAAAATCGATCAAGCTTATTGCACCATTGCTTCATATTACTGAAAGAACCGTTATTTTTCATCTTAATAATATAAAAAGCAAATGGGGTTGTTACAATAAAGAAGATATATATACTAAATCCTTTGAAAAAGGCTTGAAAAATCTTACAATTATCTGGGATTTGTTAGCGATGCGTTCCTAA